Below is a genomic region from Catenuloplanes atrovinosus.
ATCAGGTGGATCCGCCCGCGCGGCGAGTCCATCTCCTCGCCCCACAGCTCATAGGTCGGGCACGCCGGCAGACAGAACCCGCAGTGCACACAGTCCGCCACCAGCCCCGGATCCGGCCTCCGCACCCCCGGCCCGTGCGGCGGGTGTGCCCGGGCCGCCGATTCCTCCACACGCTCGCTCATACCCGGCTCCTCTCCGTACCGCGGTGTCGCCGTGGTGGGCCCTGGGTGGTCGTCTCGTCCCCGCGCCCGCTCATGCCGGCTCGCCGTGGCGCGCGCCGGGTGGTGCGGTCAGGCGCGGCTTCGCGGTCGCGCGGCGGTGTCGCGGGGCGCATGGTCAGAGACCGCCGACGAAGCGGCCGGGGGAGAGTCGGTGGCCGGGGTCGAACTGGGTCTTGACCCGCCGCATCAGGTCGAGCGCGGGGACCGGGCCCCAGACGTCGACAGCGCTCAGCACCGGCGGGGGCGCCTCTAGCACGATCGCGGTGCCGCCGTGGCGGGTGCAGACGGTGCGCAGCGCGGTCAGCGCGGAGGCGACGCGGTCGGGGGAGTCGGAGGGGAGCGCGGCGGTGAGCACGCCGGCGGCGGCCGAGCCGGAGACGGCGGCGCCCGCGTCGCGGGCCGCGGAGAGCACGGCGGGCAGCCCGGAGCGGACGAACGTCACGCGCAGCAGCGTCTGGCCGCCGGTCATCGGCGGCGTGCCCCACCAGGACGGCGGCTCGGCGCGCACGTGCACGTCCGCGGCGCCGGTCTGCCGCAGCAGCTCGCGCACGGCGGCGGCGCGCGCGGCCACGCCGGCCGGCGAGCCCTCCACCAGCACCACGACCGCGCCGGCGGGCGGGCGGCCGTCCGGGCTCCGCCCGCGTCCGCCGGCCGACGCGCCGTTCGGGGAGGGCGGCGGGGCGGGGAGGTCGAGCTCGATGGCGGACGGGGCGAGCTGCGCGGTGGCGACGGCCTCGACCACCGGGGCGGCCAGGGACGGGCCGAGCACGGGCGCGGCGACGAACGCGCGGGCGGCCGGGAGCGGGCGCAGCCGGAAGATCAGCCGGGTGAAGACCGCGAGCGTGCCGTACGAGCCGCACATCAGGCGGCCCAGGTCGTAGCCGGCCACGTTCTTGACGACCCGGCCGCCGGCGGTCGCGGGCGTGCCGTCCGGGCGGACCACGGAGATGCCGATCAGCTGGTCCTTGATCGGGCCGGCGAGCAGCCTGGACGGCCCGGAGTGGCCGGTGGCGACCGTGCCGCCGAGCGTCGCGCCGGGCGCGGGGGCGTCCACGGCCAGGCGCTGGCCGGCGGCGGCGAGGTGGCGCTGCACCTCGGCCAGGCGAGCGCCGGCCTCGGCGACCAGCACCAGGTCACCGGCGGCGTGGTCGATGATCCGGTCCATCGCCGAGAGGTCCAGGACCAGGTCCGCGCGGGTGGGCGGGAGCCCCCAGTTCAGCCGGGTGCCGCCGCCGCGCGGGATCACCGCGAGATCGTGCGCGGCCGCGGCCCGCAGCACCTCAGCGGCCTGCGCGGCGTCGCCGGGACGGGCCACGTAGGCGGGCCGCACGCCGGAGACGGCGTCGGCCGGGCCGGCGCGCTCGCAGACGTCGCCCAGCGCGTCCAGCACGTCGCGGGTCATCGCCGGCCACCACGGACGACGACCGCGGACCGCCGCGCGGATCCACCCGGCGGCGTCGCGCGACCGGGCGCCGGTGCCGGATGCGGCGCGCCGGCGGATCGTCCCGGCGTCGCGCGACCCGGCGCCGCGGCAGCGCCCAACGCGGATCCACCCGGCGGCGTCGCGCGACCGGGCGCCGGTGCCGGGTGCGGCGCGGTAGCGCCCCGGGGCCGGGACGGCGCCGGGGGGACGGGGACGGCGACGGATTCCGGCGGAGTGTCGCGCGGGTCGACCGTACCGTTGGATGGGCGTGGGTAACTCATCAGAAGATCTCCGCGCCGGCCGGGAAGGCCGGCCCGTCGGCGGCGCGGTGCTTGCGCGGGATCTCGCCGCACAGGCGCGGCGTCGGGAAGATCTTGCCGGGGTTGGCGATGCCGTCCGGGTCGAAGGCGCAGCGGACCAGTTGCATCGTGTCCAGGTCGGCGTCGGTGAACATGCGCGGCAGATATCGCGCCTTGTCGGAGCCGACGCCGTGCTCGCCGGTGATCGAGCCGCCGTGGGCGACGCACAGGTCGAGGATGGCGCCGCTGACCTCCTCCGCGCGGTCCTCCTGCCCGGGCACGGCGGAGTCGAACAGGACCAGCGGGTGCAGGTTGCCGTCGCCGGCGTGGAACACGTTCGCCACCCGGACGCCGGTGTCGGCGGAGAGCTCGGCGATCGCGCGCAGCACCTCGGGGAGCGCGGTCCGCGGGATCACACCGTCCTGCACGATGTAGTCCGGGCTGATCCGGCCGACGGCGGCGAACCCGGACCGGCGGCCCTTCCAGATCAGCTCGCGCTCGGTGTCGTCCGCGGCCACCCGCAGCACGAACGCGCCGGAGCGCTCGCAGAGCCGGGTAACCACGGCCAGCTCCGCGTGCACGTCCGCGGCCGGGCCGTCCAGCTCGACGATCAGCACCGCGCCCGCACCGGCCGGGTAACCGCAGGCCGTGGCCGCCTCCGCGGCCTCGATGGCGAGCGCGTCCATCATCTCGATCGCGGCCGGCACGATCCCGGCCGCGAGGATCGCGGAGGTGGCGGCGCCCGCGTCGTCGGTGCCGGTGAACGCGGCCAGCAGCGTGGTCACCGCCTCCGGATCGCGGGTCAGCCGGACCGTCACGGCGGTGACGACGCCGAGCGTGCCCTCCGCGCCGATCACGGTGCCGAGCAGGTCGTAGCCGGGCGCGTCCGGCGCCTCGGTGCCGAGCGTGACCTGCCCGCCGTCCGGCGTGACCAGGTCGACGGCCATCACGTGCCCGGCCGTGAACCCGTACTTCAGGCAGTGCGCACCGCCGGAGTTCTCCGCCACGTTTCCGCCGATCGAGCAGATCTGGCGGCTCGACGGGTCCGGCGCGTAGTGGTAGCCGTACGGCGCGGCGGCCCTGGTCACGTCGAGGTTGATCACGCCGGGCTCGACCACCACGCGCTCGTCCTCCGGGCGGACGGCCAGGATGCGGCGCAGCCGCGAGGTGACGATCAGGACGCCCTCCGCGTGCGGGAGCGCGCCGCCGGACAGGCCGGTGCCGGAGCCGCGGGCCACGAACGGCACGCGATGCCGGGCGCACTCGGCCACGATCGCGGCGATCTGCTCCACGGTGTCGGGCAGGACGACCAGCCCGGGCACGACCCGGTGGTGGGCGAGGCCGTCGCACTCGTACGTCCGCAGCCGGGCCCGGTCCGTGATCACGGACCGCTCCGGCAACAGGGCGCGGACCCGATCGGTGACGGCCGCGAGCGCATCCATACCCGTCACGGTACCCGCTCATTGCGATCATGGTCACGAATCGAGCACAGTGGATTCCCATCCCGGGGAGGTTCCATGAACGCACGGTGGGAAGCGGGCTCGGCATGAGGGAGCTTGCGAGCGAATCATCGACTCGGCGCCGGCCACGGCGAGACCGCGGCGGGAGAGTGAATCCGGCATGAGCGAATATCAGTTGGGTGTGAGCAGGCCTCCGCTGGGCGTGCGGGACCTGCCCGAGCCGGAGCAGGTGTTCGGGGTGCCGCGGCTGGGTCCGTGGCAGATCGTGCAGTTCGCGGTCGGGCCGAGCCTGATCGCGCTCGGCATCTCGATCGGCAGCGGCGAGTGGCTGCTCGGGCCGCAGGCGGTCGGCCAGTTCGGGTTCGTCGGCGTCGGCTGGGTCATCCTGGTCTCCGCCATCCTCCAGACGTTCTACAACGTCGAGTGCGCCCGCACGATCATGGCCACCGGCGAGGCGCCCGTGGTGGCGTGGGGCCG
It encodes:
- a CDS encoding FAD-binding oxidoreductase, producing the protein MTRDVLDALGDVCERAGPADAVSGVRPAYVARPGDAAQAAEVLRAAAAHDLAVIPRGGGTRLNWGLPPTRADLVLDLSAMDRIIDHAAGDLVLVAEAGARLAEVQRHLAAAGQRLAVDAPAPGATLGGTVATGHSGPSRLLAGPIKDQLIGISVVRPDGTPATAGGRVVKNVAGYDLGRLMCGSYGTLAVFTRLIFRLRPLPAARAFVAAPVLGPSLAAPVVEAVATAQLAPSAIELDLPAPPPSPNGASAGGRGRSPDGRPPAGAVVVLVEGSPAGVAARAAAVRELLRQTGAADVHVRAEPPSWWGTPPMTGGQTLLRVTFVRSGLPAVLSAARDAGAAVSGSAAAGVLTAALPSDSPDRVASALTALRTVCTRHGGTAIVLEAPPPVLSAVDVWGPVPALDLMRRVKTQFDPGHRLSPGRFVGGL
- a CDS encoding FAD-linked oxidase C-terminal domain-containing protein, coding for MDALAAVTDRVRALLPERSVITDRARLRTYECDGLAHHRVVPGLVVLPDTVEQIAAIVAECARHRVPFVARGSGTGLSGGALPHAEGVLIVTSRLRRILAVRPEDERVVVEPGVINLDVTRAAAPYGYHYAPDPSSRQICSIGGNVAENSGGAHCLKYGFTAGHVMAVDLVTPDGGQVTLGTEAPDAPGYDLLGTVIGAEGTLGVVTAVTVRLTRDPEAVTTLLAAFTGTDDAGAATSAILAAGIVPAAIEMMDALAIEAAEAATACGYPAGAGAVLIVELDGPAADVHAELAVVTRLCERSGAFVLRVAADDTERELIWKGRRSGFAAVGRISPDYIVQDGVIPRTALPEVLRAIAELSADTGVRVANVFHAGDGNLHPLVLFDSAVPGQEDRAEEVSGAILDLCVAHGGSITGEHGVGSDKARYLPRMFTDADLDTMQLVRCAFDPDGIANPGKIFPTPRLCGEIPRKHRAADGPAFPAGAEIF